One Phycisphaeraceae bacterium DNA window includes the following coding sequences:
- a CDS encoding Lrp/AsnC family transcriptional regulator: protein MLTSPPRYTKPDLPPLDDADRRLIGVLLQDGRASGRRLAQETGLSEANVSRRLARLTEEQTIRVRCWVPPQYLGLHFQATLFMRVARDHAQLADRLRKTGSMAWITGTLGQYDMVAYCCVDSASTMLSIIDEHVLGAPGVRAATLAPILEFYTPVFKIAPGEANQHGARPDAQRPLDETDLAMIRELQRDGRLSYADLAQRIGISATSAADRFRRLTADGVVDIVTFVDPPRMGLHLSGSFLIAASAPLRPLMKQLGSNPELTLFTAHAGDFQGYVAFNCRDEAHYEDLRSRVLAVEGVRDVQPLIFSKLYHESVEWGRATGSESERSTPATAATPAAASKAPKPATSSNGNGSAHPAMRSAPRATPPAAQGRTTAFTTAPQSTARVPSR, encoded by the coding sequence ATGCTGACCAGCCCTCCGAGATACACCAAGCCTGACCTTCCCCCTCTGGATGACGCCGATCGTCGCCTCATCGGGGTGCTGCTTCAGGATGGTCGTGCCAGCGGCCGCCGCCTCGCGCAAGAGACCGGCTTGAGCGAAGCCAATGTCAGTCGTCGTCTGGCCCGCCTGACCGAGGAGCAGACCATCCGCGTGCGTTGCTGGGTGCCCCCCCAGTACCTCGGGCTGCATTTCCAGGCCACTCTCTTTATGCGGGTGGCTCGGGACCATGCCCAACTTGCCGACCGCCTGCGAAAGACGGGCAGCATGGCGTGGATCACCGGCACGCTCGGCCAGTACGACATGGTCGCCTACTGCTGCGTCGACTCCGCAAGCACCATGCTCTCGATCATCGACGAGCATGTTCTTGGCGCACCCGGCGTACGAGCGGCGACGCTCGCGCCGATCCTCGAGTTCTACACACCCGTCTTCAAGATCGCGCCAGGCGAAGCCAATCAACATGGCGCCCGGCCCGACGCGCAACGGCCGCTCGATGAGACTGATCTCGCGATGATCCGTGAGCTTCAACGGGACGGGCGCCTCAGCTACGCCGACCTCGCGCAGCGCATTGGCATCTCGGCGACGAGTGCGGCTGATCGCTTCCGACGCTTGACCGCGGATGGCGTGGTCGACATCGTGACCTTCGTCGATCCGCCGCGCATGGGATTGCATCTCTCGGGGTCGTTCCTGATTGCGGCATCGGCTCCGCTTCGACCGCTGATGAAGCAGCTCGGCTCGAATCCCGAGCTCACGCTCTTCACCGCGCATGCCGGTGACTTCCAGGGGTATGTCGCCTTCAACTGCCGCGACGAGGCGCACTACGAAGACCTGCGTTCGCGCGTGCTCGCCGTCGAGGGCGTCCGCGATGTGCAGCCCCTCATCTTCTCGAAGCTCTATCACGAGAGCGTGGAGTGGGGCCGCGCCACCGGGTCCGAGTCGGAGCGCAGCACGCCCGCGACGGCGGCGACTCCGGCCGCGGCAAGCAAGGCGCCTAAGCCAGCCACCTCGTCGAACGGCAACGGGTCGGCTCACCCGGCGATGCGGAGCGCTCCACGGGCCACTCCGCCCGCTGCGCAGGGACGAACCACGGCCTTCACGACCGCGCCGCAGTCCACTGCTCGCGTGCCATCGAGATGA
- the thiC gene encoding phosphomethylpyrimidine synthase ThiC, which yields MPAPSSKTAWDFLPEGWRLEAVPGGATAASSGRGGATVNHDRAAHAIACAGHNQAQVGAYIRAVPPPGFEPVTQLEFARLGVVTPQMRRVAEREGHLSPEQVRDEVAAGRMVIPANRTHLGYRLDPMAIGRASRTKINANMGASPISSGTEEEVEKLRWAERWGADTVMDLSTGGDLDACRDAIIRASTVPIGTVPIYSMIIGRKLEDLTMEVILETLEHQARQGVDYFTIHAGVLREHLPLIKDRLIGIVSRGGSLLAKWMLVHGRQNPMYDGWELICEVMRRHDVTFSIGDGLRPGGLADATDRAQLAELTTLGELTERAWRMGVQVMIEGPGHVPFDQIEFNMKLERRLCHGAPFYVLGPLVTDIFPGYDHITSCIGATAAAYHGASMLCYVTPKEHLGLPKKDDVKQGCIAYKIAAHAADVALGIPGARDRDDELTKARAALNWEKHFELSFDPDTARAYHDEDLDVDTDFCAMCGHDWCSVRISKEIVEFASGKSEEYRRDKPVRSAALTPEQQEILARRGVLSPEEIHKLASKTRKAVGADQGGKASCHSDFVDPEEAKRVQLQKLVPLNTAPAHNLPTHDPIL from the coding sequence ATGCCCGCACCGAGCTCGAAGACCGCCTGGGACTTCCTGCCGGAGGGGTGGCGCCTGGAAGCCGTTCCCGGAGGGGCGACGGCAGCTTCGAGCGGTCGCGGTGGCGCGACGGTGAACCACGATCGAGCCGCGCACGCAATCGCCTGCGCGGGCCACAACCAGGCGCAGGTCGGCGCGTACATCCGCGCTGTTCCACCGCCGGGCTTCGAGCCGGTCACCCAACTGGAGTTCGCGCGCCTTGGTGTCGTCACGCCGCAGATGCGCCGCGTGGCGGAGCGCGAAGGTCATCTTTCGCCCGAGCAGGTGCGCGACGAAGTGGCCGCAGGCCGCATGGTGATCCCCGCGAATCGCACCCACCTCGGCTACCGGCTCGACCCGATGGCCATCGGCCGTGCGAGTCGCACCAAGATCAACGCGAACATGGGCGCCTCGCCGATCTCGAGCGGCACCGAAGAAGAAGTCGAGAAGCTGCGCTGGGCCGAGCGCTGGGGTGCCGACACCGTGATGGACCTCTCGACTGGCGGTGATCTCGACGCCTGCCGCGACGCGATCATCCGCGCCTCGACGGTGCCAATCGGCACGGTGCCGATCTACTCGATGATCATCGGACGCAAGCTCGAGGACCTCACCATGGAGGTCATTCTCGAGACGCTCGAACACCAGGCGCGGCAGGGGGTGGATTACTTCACCATTCATGCGGGCGTGCTGCGCGAGCATTTGCCGCTCATCAAGGACCGACTGATCGGCATCGTGAGCCGCGGCGGAAGCCTCTTGGCCAAGTGGATGCTGGTGCATGGTCGGCAGAACCCCATGTACGACGGCTGGGAGCTGATCTGTGAAGTGATGCGCCGCCATGATGTGACTTTCTCGATCGGCGACGGCCTGCGTCCGGGTGGCTTGGCCGACGCGACTGATCGGGCGCAGCTCGCCGAACTCACAACGCTGGGCGAGCTCACCGAGCGGGCATGGCGCATGGGCGTGCAGGTGATGATCGAGGGACCGGGTCATGTGCCCTTCGACCAGATCGAGTTCAACATGAAGCTTGAGCGCCGGCTCTGCCACGGCGCGCCCTTCTATGTGCTCGGGCCGCTCGTCACGGACATCTTCCCGGGCTACGACCACATCACGAGCTGCATCGGCGCCACGGCGGCGGCCTATCACGGCGCGAGCATGCTCTGCTATGTGACCCCCAAGGAGCATCTCGGCCTGCCCAAGAAGGACGATGTGAAGCAGGGGTGCATCGCCTACAAGATCGCCGCCCACGCCGCGGATGTTGCGCTTGGCATTCCGGGCGCGCGAGATCGCGACGATGAGCTCACCAAGGCCCGCGCGGCGCTCAACTGGGAGAAGCACTTCGAGCTGAGCTTCGATCCAGATACGGCGCGGGCGTATCACGATGAAGACCTCGATGTCGACACCGACTTCTGCGCCATGTGCGGCCACGACTGGTGCAGCGTGCGGATCTCGAAGGAGATCGTCGAGTTCGCCAGCGGCAAGAGCGAGGAGTACCGGCGTGACAAGCCGGTGCGTTCCGCCGCGCTCACGCCGGAGCAGCAGGAGATCCTCGCCAGGCGTGGGGTGCTTTCGCCCGAGGAGATCCACAAGCTGGCAAGCAAGACTCGCAAGGCCGTCGGCGCCGATCAGGGCGGCAAGGCGTCATGCCACAGCGACTTCGTCGACCCCGAGGAGGCGAAGCGCGTGCAGTTGCAGAAGCTGGTACCGCTGAACACGGCGCCCGCGCACAACCTTCCCACGCACGATCCGATCCTGTAG
- a CDS encoding aminopeptidase P N-terminal domain-containing protein, whose amino-acid sequence MPRTPSPRPRTRSALHKTSSSRGPSASPPTISLDEFAARRCRVLEALKGAVGLVFAGDADPHLDHGYRPHAHFEYLSGVTDEPGAMILFDPSHPQPSKRISLLLRPLNPEVEKWDGFRHELGSSLRARTGFETVVRTTMLSRMLLEAARRTKRLGCLMPLSPHTAPVSQDLDVFRRSTERIPGCSIEDRTQVIALMRASKSSAEVECIRHAGEITAAGFNAVLRSLRPGQNEFDVQRTIEQAYRDHGARDLAFRTIAGGGFNATVLHYHANNQALADSDCIVIDSAARWNGYSADVTRTFPVNGRFTKRQREVYEVVLQAQLAAIKACRPGRSLLEIDAVARAVITKAGFGDAFIHGIGHHLGLETHDVSPDAPLPANAVVTIEPGIYLPAERLGVRIEDDVLVSARGPVVLTPNIPKDPDEVERAMSRRL is encoded by the coding sequence ATGCCCCGCACGCCGTCCCCTCGCCCGCGCACTCGTTCCGCCCTTCACAAGACTTCCTCATCACGCGGTCCGAGTGCATCGCCGCCAACAATCTCACTTGACGAGTTTGCGGCGCGACGCTGTCGCGTCCTCGAGGCGCTGAAGGGCGCCGTTGGCCTCGTCTTTGCAGGCGATGCCGACCCCCACCTCGATCATGGCTATCGACCGCACGCACATTTTGAGTACCTCAGCGGCGTGACCGATGAGCCGGGCGCGATGATCCTCTTCGATCCATCTCATCCGCAGCCGAGCAAGCGCATCTCGCTGCTGCTTCGGCCACTCAACCCCGAAGTCGAGAAGTGGGATGGATTCCGCCATGAGCTCGGTTCATCGCTTCGGGCGCGCACGGGCTTTGAGACCGTGGTGCGCACCACGATGCTTTCACGCATGCTGCTCGAAGCGGCGCGCCGCACCAAGCGACTGGGGTGCCTCATGCCGCTCTCGCCGCACACCGCACCTGTGTCGCAGGACTTGGATGTGTTCCGCCGCAGTACGGAGCGCATTCCCGGCTGTTCGATCGAAGATCGCACGCAGGTCATCGCCCTCATGCGGGCGTCAAAGAGCAGCGCCGAGGTCGAGTGCATCCGTCATGCGGGTGAGATCACGGCCGCAGGGTTCAACGCGGTTCTGCGCTCGCTTCGCCCCGGGCAGAACGAGTTCGATGTGCAACGCACGATCGAGCAGGCGTATCGCGATCACGGCGCACGCGACCTCGCGTTCCGCACCATCGCCGGCGGCGGTTTCAACGCCACCGTCCTCCACTATCACGCGAACAACCAAGCACTCGCCGACAGTGATTGCATCGTCATCGACTCCGCCGCGCGCTGGAATGGCTACTCCGCCGATGTCACGCGGACCTTCCCGGTGAATGGACGATTCACCAAGCGCCAGCGCGAGGTCTACGAGGTGGTGCTCCAGGCGCAGCTCGCGGCGATCAAGGCGTGCCGGCCCGGCCGCTCGCTGCTCGAGATCGACGCGGTGGCGCGTGCGGTCATCACCAAGGCGGGTTTCGGCGATGCCTTCATTCACGGCATCGGTCACCACCTTGGGCTCGAGACGCACGATGTCTCTCCTGACGCGCCGCTTCCGGCCAACGCCGTCGTCACGATCGAGCCCGGCATCTACCTTCCTGCGGAGCGCCTCGGTGTACGCATTGAGGACGATGTGCTGGTCTCGGCAAGGGGACCGGTGGTGCTTACGCCGAACATTCCCAAGGATCCGGACGAGGTCGAGCGCGCGATGTCGCGCCGACTCTAG